In one Fusarium keratoplasticum isolate Fu6.1 chromosome 5, whole genome shotgun sequence genomic region, the following are encoded:
- a CDS encoding PKS-ER domain-containing protein codes for MTQNKTLIFKKIPTGLPVAGEHLVIEDHPIDLDEAAPEGGLVVEILYASFDPYLRGKMRDPSIKSYSPAFEIDKPITNDTVAKVLKSDTSDFAEGDLIVAYLPIAQYARVPKDSPTRARKINNPHNLDLALFLGPLGMPGLTAWAGLHKIGQPQKGETIFISSAAGAVGQIVGQVAKREGLTVIGSVGSDEKLDFITKELGFDAGFNYKKESPKEALPRLAPNGIDIYFENVGGEHLEAALTSMNLLGRIPVCGMISSYNTPASQQTGIKGLMQLITKQITMQGFLVGNPKFGPAYAKEHQENLQKWLADGSVKAKLSITEGIDSAADGLIGMLEGKNFGKAVLKI; via the exons ATGACCCAGAACAAGACCCTCATCTTCAAGAAGATCCCAACCGGGCTTCCCGTGGCTGGGGAGCACCTGGTCATCGAAGATCATCCTATCGACCTCGATGAGGCTGCCCCTGAGGGCGGTCTAGTTGTCGAGATTCTCTACGCTTCTTTCGACCCTTATCTGCGAGGCAAGATGCGAGACCCCAGCATCAAGTCTTATTCTCCTGCTTTTGAGATTGACAAGCCAATCACAAACGACACCGTCGCAAAGGTCCTCAAGAGCGACACCTCGGATTTCGCAGAGGGCGATCTCATTGTGGCTTATCTGCCCATTGCCCAGTATGCGCGCGTGCCCAAGGACAGCCCGACAAGAGCCAGAAAGATCAACAACCCGCACAACCTGGACCTCGCCCTGTTCCTGGGACCTCTCGGAATGCCAGGCCTCACCGCTTGGGCTGGTCTGCACAAGATCGGCCAGCCGCAGAAGGGTGAGACCATCTTTATCAGCTccgctgctggtgctgtgGGTCAGATTGTTGGCCAGGTGGCCAAGCGGGAGGGCTTGACCGTCATCGGCTCTGTTGGTTCggatgagaagctcgacttcatcaccaaggagctTGGATTTGACGCCGGTTTCAActacaagaaggagagcccCAAGGAGGCTCTTCCCAGACTTGCACCCAACGGCATCGACATTTACTTTGAGAACGTCGGTGGAGAGCATCTCGAGGCAGCCCTCACCAGCATGAATCTTCTTGGAAGAATTCCCGTCTGTGGCATG ATCTCATCCTACAACACCCCTGCCAGCCAACAGACCGGAATCAAGGGTCTCATGcagctcatcaccaagcaaATCACCATGCAGGGTTTCCTCGTCGGCAACCCCAAGTTTGGCCCAGCCTATGCCAAGGAGCACCAGGAGAACTTGCAAAAGTGGCTGGCGGACGGTagcgtcaaggccaagctctcCATCACCGAGGGAATTGACAGCGCCGCCGATGGACTTATTGGAATGCTCGAGGGCAAGAACTTTGGCAAGGCTGTGCTGAAGATTTAA
- a CDS encoding 1-alkyl-2-acetylglycerophosphocholine esterase has product MHFITLSLLFGAARALLVPSPPGSYDVAVKHLELIDPSRIDPFAPEANTKRRIMASVYLPIDAQYRCKAQVLPYMPPLTASVFEKVGESLGVPQGLFGDFEMEFCDIETLNLDGGHKEEKKFPVTVFSPGFQGTRFVYGALARSLASLGYIVVTLDHTYETSVVEFPDGSAAYATLGNETLTLKQLEVRTADESFLISQLSDTTVTNSIFANFPGTFNPHKVVVYGHSFGGATAAATAQRDPNVIGGLNFDGSIYGPVNQEGFKDKPFILVGRNYSAPVPEWDSFYNKVDAAKMELAVRDTQHYAFMDLPLLLTAYQVPPELQPTVDEVFGKLNGRKVEKVVNEVMVGLLKLLFENKTEPLKNVDRNPDIDILRSDLPMGK; this is encoded by the exons ATGCATTTCATCACACTGTCTCTACTCTTTGGGGCAGCCCGTGCTCTTCTTGtcccctctcctccaggCTCTTACGATGTCGCTGTCAAGCACCTTGAGCTCATCGACCCGAGCCGTATAGACCCCTTTGCGCCCGAggccaacaccaagcgcCGCATCATGGCGTCGGTATATCTCCCCATCGACGCTCAGTACAGATGCAAGGCCCAAGTGTTGCCATACATGCCGCCTCTGACGGCGAGCGTCTTTGAAAAGGTGGGCGAGTCCTTGGGCGTGCCGCAGGGCTTGTTTGGAGATTTCGAAATGGAGTTTTGTGACATTGAGACGCTCAATTTGGACGGGGGCCacaaggaggaaaagaagttTCCTGTGACGGTGTTCTCGCCGGGGTTCCAGGGCACGAGGTTTGTATATGGTGCGCTTGCGAGGTCGTTGGCCAGTCTGGGGTATATCGTTGTGACGCTCGACCATACGTATGAAACCTCTGTCGTTGAGTTCCCTGATGGGAGTGCCGCATATGCAACATTGGGTAATGAGACGTTAACTCTCAAGCAGCTGGAA GTCCGCACGGCCGACGAATCCTTCCTCATATCCCAGCTCTCCGACACGACCGTCACAAACTCCATTTTCGCCAACTTCCCAGGCACCTTTAATCCCCACAAGGTCGTCGTCTACGGACACTCTTTTGGCGGAGCCACAGCCGCCGCTACCGCGCAGCGCGACCCAAATGTCATCGGAGGGCTCAACTTTGACGGCTCAATCTACGGACCCGTGAACCAGGAGGGCTTTAAAGATAAGCCGTTTATTCTGGTTGGGAGGAACTACTCAGCACCCGTGCCTGAGTGGGACAGCTTCTACAACAAGGTCGAcgctgccaagatggaaCTGGCGGTGAGGGATACGCAGCACTATGCCTTTATGGACCTGCCGTTGCTGCTGACGGCGTACCAGGTTCCGCCCGAGTTGCAGCCCACAGTGGACGAGGTGTTTGGAAAGTTGAATGGAAGGAAGGTCGAAAAGGTGGTAAATGAGGTCATGGTTGGATTGTTGAAGCTGCTGTTCGAGAATAAAACAGAGCCGCTTAAGAATGTGGACAGGAACCCCGATATTGATATTTTGCGAAGCGATCTACCTATGGGCAAGTAG
- a CDS encoding Pre-mRNA-splicing factor CWC25, translated as MGGGDLNLKKSFHPALRRNQQAVYEEEQKALAERKRTQQRINEIKEERAKEEVQRQLEAAGGKKRIDRVDWMYQGPNDGQTGTTEETEAYLLGKRRIDNLIKGTEHKKLEKQAGEESFMALQNANTARDTAAKIRDDPLLAIKRQEQAAYESMMNDPIKRRQLLASMGVDDEKKDKSRRREERHERHRRRHRHRSADSEDRHHRRRRSYSRSRSPRRHEDSREDRHRRRRERDDHSPERRSRRRHDSEDEEASRRHRRSRDDRRYDDDRRRDSRRSYGGETRDRKPRHNEEDDNSKEEERQRKLAAMQSAASELDEDREKRLAALEERERALREADDKARERGGDRGFVNRLHQQAGNKGLAERMGGARRGYQRDDD; from the coding sequence ATGGGAGGCGGCGATCTCAACTTGAAAAAGTCTTTCCACCCTGCGCTGAGGCGCAACCAACAGGCCGTCTACGAGGAGGAACAAAAGGCCCTTGCCGAGCGCAAGCGCACCCAACAGCGCATCAATGAAATCAAGGAGGAGCGCGCGAAGGAGGAGGTTCAGCGACAGCTCGAGGCCGCCGGAGGCAAGAAGCGCATCGATCGAGTCGACTGGATGTATCAAGGTCCCAACGATGGACAGACTGGCACAACAGAGGAGACGGAGGCGTACCTGCTTGGAAAGCGAAGAAtcgacaacctcatcaaggGGACCGAACACAAGAAGCTAGAGAAGCAGGCGGGAGAGGAGAGTTTCATGGCACTGCAAAATGCCAATACCGCACGGGACACAGCTGCCAAGATCCGCGACGACCCTCTGCTAGCCATCAAGCGACAAGAGCAAGCTGCGTACGAATCGATGATGAACGATCCGATCAAGCGACGCCAACTACTCGCATCCATGGGggttgacgacgagaagaaggacaagtctaggaggagagaggaacGACACGAGCGACACCGCAGGAGACATCGCCATCGCAGTGCCGACTCAGAGGACAGACATCACAGGCGGAGACGGTCTTACTCGCGATCACGAAGCCCACGACGACACGAAGATTCCCGAGAAGATCGACACAGGCGACGCAGAGAACGAGATGACCACTCGCCAGAACGACGTTCGCGAAGAAGACACGAttcagaggatgaggaagccTCTCGACGCCACCGCCGAAGCCGTGATGACAGGCGCTATGATGATGATCGACGACGAGACTCGCGGCGCAGCTACGGCGGCGAGACACGTGATAGGAAGCCACGACAcaacgaggaagatgacaactccaaggaggaggagcgccaGCGCAAGTTGGCAGCGATGCAATCGGCAGCCTCAGAGCTTGACGAAGACCGTGAGAAGCGGTTAGCAGCGCTGGAAGAACGGGAACGGGCGCTCCGAGAAGCCGATGACAAGGCGAGAGAGCGCGGGGGAGATCGCGGGTTCGTCAACAGACTGCATCAGCAGGCAGGAAACAAGGGCTTGGCAGAGCGGATGGGAGGAGCACGACGGGGATATCAGAGAGACGACGATTAA
- a CDS encoding MFS domain-containing protein, producing the protein MSEKPEQPRDNGISPPSSVDGQVNEKPKHQSGLTGFFSRLGDLPEWKVGGKHLEGATLNWAIGIIASCGFLMFGYDQGVLSALLTLDDFQKNLVLMTPRDDSNPLCWLDYPENNQPDPNQCTGDPNTQAAAVAVYQIGCFLGAVLILFYGERWGRKSSTFWGSLIMIIGTIMQASAHEYGLFSAGRIVGGIGNGMVTSTIPTWQSECARPHQRGFLITLSGALISGGIMISYWVDYGFYFLSGSVRWRFPVSFQSFFTIVVMIGLLYLPDSPRWLAMQGRVDEARQVTARLLGKPVDDPEVITEIKAIQEALEVQSRGGGFRYKELLTNGPSQNFRRTMLGVAAQFFQQICGINLVTYYATFLFENSLGFGPEMSRLLAALNGTEYFLASLVALPLIERTGRRKLMLFGAFGMMASMAVLAGTVSTGTAADNGAPQLETRYGVTATVFLFVFNSFFAIGWLGMTWLYPAEITNLRIRIQANALSTCSNWLSNFLIVMITPPAFANLGYRTYAMFAVFNAAIIPCVWLFFPEPKGRSLEELDVIFASAHFDKVNPVKRAREMRHIEGSELEGELDKYFGASSEEIENAR; encoded by the exons ATGTCCGAGAAGCCAGAGCAGCCCAGAGACAATGGGATCAGCCCTCCCTCGTCCGTTGACGGCCAAGTCAATGAGAAACCCAAGCATCAATCTGGTCTTACCGGTTTCTTCTCTCGACTCGGTGACCTACCAGAATGGAAAGTCGGCGGTAAACATCTCGAGGGTGCTACGCTCAACTGGGCCATCGGCATCATTGCCTCATGCGGTTTTCTCATGTTTGGATACGACCAAGGTGTTTTGAGTGCCCTCCTTACTCTGGATGACTTTCAAAAGAACCTGGTTCTCATGACACCACGGGACGATTCAAACCCTCTCTGCTGGCTCGACTACCCCGAGAACAATCAACCTGACCCGAACCAATGCACTGGCGATCCCAACACTCAGGCAGCAGCGGTGGCGGTTTACCAGATTGGATGCTTCTTGGGAGCTGTCCTCATTCTTTTCTACGGCGAAAGGTGGGGCCGAAAGTCGTCTACGTTCTGGGGAAGTCTCATTATGATCATTGGAACAATCATGCAAGCGTCTGCCCATGAGTATGGTCTCTTCTCTGCCGGCAGAATTGTTGGTGGCATTGGAAACGGCATGGTCACTTCGA CTATCCCGACATGGCAGTCTGAGTGTGCTCGACCTCACCAACGTGGTTTCTTGATCACGCTCTCAGGTGCTCTCATCTCGGGTGGTATCATGATCTCGTACTGGGTTGATTACGGATTCTACTTCTTGTCTGGATCCGTTCGCTGGCGATTCCCAGTCTCCTTTCAATCGTTCTTCACCATTGTTGTCATGATTGGGCTACTCTACCTGCCCGATTCTCCTCGGTGGCTTGCCATGCAGGGTCGCGTCGATGAGGCGCGTCAAGTAACTGCTCGTCTTCTAGGCAAACCAGTGGACGATCCGGAGGTGATTACAGAAATCAAGGCTATCCAGGAAGCTCTTGAAGTGCAGAGTCGAGGAGGTGGATTCCGCTACAAGGAACTCCTCACCAATGGCCCCTCTCAGAACTTCCGACGAACCATGCTCGGAGTTGCCGCTCAGTTCTTTCAACAGATTTGCGGAATTAATCTTGTCACTTACTA TGCAACATTCCTCTTCGAAAACTCGCTCGGCTTCGGTCCGGAGATGTCTCGCTTGCTGGCTGCTCTCAACGGCACAGAATATTTCCTTGCCTCGCTCGTGGCTCTCCCTCTGATCGAACGCACTGGTCGACGCAAGCTCATGCTGTTTGGTGCCTTCGGAATGATGGCCTCCATGGCAGTTCTTGCAGGAACAGTCTCTACTGGAACAGCAGCGGATAACGGTGCACCTCAACTTGAGACTCGATATGGCGTGACGGCGACTGTTTTCCTCTTTGTCTTTAACTCATTCTTTGCTATTG GCTGGCTTGGAATGACATGGCTCTATCCCGCTGAGATCACAAACCTCCGCATCCGCATCCAAGCCAACGCGCTATCGACATGTTCTAACTGGCTTTCAAATTTTCTAATTGTCATGATCACGCCCCCCGCATTTGCGAATCTCGGATATCGGACGTATGCCATGTTTGCCGTGTTCAACGCGGCCATCATTCCATGTGTCTGGTTGTTCTTCCCTGAGCCAAAAGGACGGAGCCTTGAGGAACTAGACGTCATCTTTGCCAGCGCACACTTTGACAAAGTGAATCCAGTCaagagggcgagggagaTGCGTCATATTGAAGGGTCGGAGCTGGAGGGTGAGTTGGACAAGTACTTTGGGGCCTCCAGTGAAGAGATCGAGAATGCTCGTTAG
- a CDS encoding Aa-trans domain-containing protein has protein sequence MSSTPNETNNAIVPSADNDHVDTKKQSSDAEKGQLSANDQVDFKAAPHEEVADNIFGGEGGEGFRNMGRWDTLFALVTNQLGLGVLSLPACLKMLGIVPGLIAIVLIGVLTWYSGILLHKFYCKHPHVVNMVDMVAVMGGRRWEIVAAVGILIQLLMTCASSAITLSVILNTISEHAICTVGFIGIGALIIWLFCLPRTVKFVSQSGVPCFLSIIIASLIVIISLGVKKPTKAPEDWKADILVAASPDFKQVFNACLRVFFAYAGNVAYCSYMAEMRDPARDFSFGLSWLFIVSIAVYSTVAIAIYCLAGEFTTSPALGSAPIIYAKAAYGVIIPAVLTTGLANGHIGIKYIYISVMRKLKATNEITSSTLRSWLVWVSSATVFWTLCFILSNAIPIFDSILSISSCTTYAWTAWGISACFWFHMNKGSYFVDWKQMAFFALNVGLIGLTLFMNSVGLWSAISELLDSFKSGSGVRGSFDCGNNASF, from the coding sequence ATGTCTTCCACCCCGAACGAAACCAACAATGCCATTGTCCCCTCGGCGGACAACGACCACGTTGACACCAAAAAACAGAGTAGCGATGCTGAAAAAGGCCAGTTGTCTGCAAATGACCAAGTCGACTTCAAGGCTGCTCCTCACGAGGAGGTTGCCGACAACATCTTTGGCGGTGAGGGAGGCGAGGGCTTCCGAAACATGGGACGCTGGGATACACTCTTTGCACTCGTCACGAACCAGCTGGGTCTTGGAGTCCTCTCTCTGCCGGCGTGTCTAAAGATGCTTGGTATTGTCCCCGGACTCATCGCTATCGTCTTGATTGGTGTCCTTACTTGGTACTCgggcatcctcctccacaaGTTCTACTGCAAACATCCCCATGTCGTCAACATGGTTGATATGGTTGCCGTTATGGGAGGTCGCCGCTGGGAAATCGTTGCAGCCGTTGGAATCTTGATCCAGCTCCTCATGACCTGCGCCTCGTCAGCCATCACCCTCTCCGTtatcctcaacaccatcagtGAACATGCCATATGTACCGTTGGGTTCATCGGCATCGGTGCCCTAATCATCTGGCTCTTCTGCCTCCCTCGCACCGTCAAATTCGTCTCTCAGAGCGGTGTCCCTTGCTtcctcagcatcatcatcgcgtccctcatcgtcatcatcagcctggGCGTTAAGAAACCCACCAAAGCCCCCGAAGATTGGAAAGCCGATATTCTGGTTGCAGCTTCACCAGATTTCAAGCAAGTCTTCAACGCCTGCCTCCGAGTCTTTTTCGCCTACGCCGGCAATGTTGCCTATTGCTCCTacatggccgagatgagaGACCCAGCCCGTGACTTTTCCTTTGGCCTTTCATGGCTGTTTATCGTGTCGATTGCCGTTTATTCTACTGTCGCAATCGCCATCTATTGTCTAGCGGGCGAGTTCACCACGTCGCCTGCACTTGGCTCAGCTCCCATAATCTACGCCAAGGCAGCATATGGCGTGATCATCCCAGCAGTCTTGACTACAGGCCTTGCCAACGGTCATATCGGTATCAAGTATATCTACATTTCTGTTATGCGCAAGTTGAAGGCCACGAACGAGATTACTTCCTCCACGCTTAGATCTTGGCTCGTCTGGGTCTCCTCCGCCACCGTCTTCTGGACCCTGTGCTTCATCCTTTCCAACGCGATCCCCATTTTCGATTCTATCCTCTCCATCAGTTCTTGCACAACTTATGCTTGGACCGCCTGGGGTATTAGCGCCTGCTTCTGGTTCCATATGAATAAGGGTTCATACTTTGTGGACTGGAAGCAGATGGCCTTCTTCGCCCTGAACGTTGGTCTCATCGGGCTCACCCTCTTTATGAACAGCGTCGGGCTGTGGTCGGCCATTTCAGAACTCCTGGATAGCTTCAAGAGTGGTTCAGGAGTCCGAGGCTCCTTTGACTGTGGAAACAACGCCAGTTTCTAA
- a CDS encoding Beta-glucosidase yields the protein MDPSRENLLKPGGRSSFDGSSDGYSDIDATDYLDKNLVPFQEAPPIYVPPRRVKPTGLFRPCRASPKRCCLTVVGVVLAIWIVISALGAFAWNKIKAPPTFGQSPPWYPSPKGGSSKNWEKSYSLAAQLVGKMTLAEKVNITTGTGWSMGLAVGNTGAAVHAGFPSLALQDGPLGIRFADNATAWPAGVTVGATWNRKLMYERGKAHALEAKGKGVNVILGPAIGPLGKMPAGGRNWEGFGPDPYLQGIAGAQTIRGIQDQGIMATIKHFIGNEQEHFRQSWEWGLPNSMSSNIDDRTLHELYAWPFADAVKAGVASVMCSYNMVNNSYACQNSKLLNGILKDEMGFQGFVMSDWLAQRSGVASALAGLDMSMPGDGLKWQDGDSLWGPRLTQAVLNGSLPVDRLNDMALRIVASFYQLGQDKHENKGPNFSSWTYDKMGILAPGSPSSQEKQVVNQFVNVQDNHAELARQIAIEGTVLLKNDGVLPLTRDGALNSTESDKGPGKIKIGIFGEDAGPGKGPNSCPDRGCNDGTLGSGWGSGAADFPFLITPIEALRREFNKDKVEVSEFLSNKPKDAKKATEQDVCLVFANSDSGEGYLGWNGVHGDRNDLFLQKGGDALLTEVANHCGGGTGTTIVVIHAVGPVVVEKWINHPRIKGLLAANLPGEESGNAIASILFGDESPSGKLPYTIGKTLADYGEGGQVLYLPNGVVPQQDFGEGLYIDYRHFDKHDIEPRYEFGFGLSYTSFEYKDLKVNRDVAVPHLPALRPSQPSAEPPKLGDKIPDVKEGLWPKGIRRLEKWIYPYIESADDIKLGDYPYPDGYHVEQPPSPAGGEEGGNPDLWTPVVTVSVVVTNSGSVDGKAVPQLYLSYPDSSKVDHPVRVLRGFDKVFLKKGESKTVEFKLTRRDLSYWDVAEQNWRVTGGGEFTVAVGESSRDLKLTGTFSVEESS from the coding sequence ATGGATCCTAGCAGGGAGAACCTCCTCAAGCCAGGCGGGCGCTCGTCTTTTGACGGGAGCTCCGATGGCTACTCCGACATTGATGCGACAGACTATCTCGACAAGAATCTCGTTCCATTTCAAGAAGCGCCACCGATTTATGTCCCTCCCCGACGAGTGAAGCCTACTGGTCTCTTCCGCCCATGCCGTGCCTCACCCAAACGATGCTGCTTGACCGTTGTCGGAGTTGTTCTGGCTATCTGGATTGTCATTTCAGCTCTTGGCGCCTTTGCTTGGAACAAGATCAAAGCACCACCGACTTTTGGACAGTCGCCGCCATGGTACCCAAGCCCAAAGGGTGGCTCGTCAAAGAACTGGGAGAAGAGTTACAGCCTGGCCGCCCAGCTCGTTGGAAAGATGACGTTGGCTGAGAAGGTCAACATCACCACAGGAACAGGATGGAGTATGGGCTTGGCTGTGGGAAACACAGGCGCCGCGGTCCACGCCGGATTCCCTTCTCTGGCGCTGCAGGATGGTCCTCTGGGAATCCGCTTTGCCGACAACGCGACAGCTTGGCCTGCTGGTGTTACTGTTGGAGCTACGTGGAACAGGAAGCTGATGTATGAGCGCGGCAAGGCTCATGCATTGGAAGCAAAGGGAAAGGGCGTCAATGTCATTTTGGGCCCTGCTATCGGCCCCCTCGGAAAGATGCCCGCCGGTGGACGCAACTGGGAGGGATTTGGCCCTGACCCCTACCTGCAAGGCATTGCCGGCGCACAAACTATTCGAGGTattcaagaccaaggcatcATGGCCACGATCAAGCACTTTATTGGCAATGAGCAGGAGCATTTCCGTCAGTCTTGGGAGTGGGGTCTCCCCAACTCCATGTCGTCCAACATTGACGACCGGACTCTGCACGAGCTCTACGCTTGGCCATTTGCGGATGCCGTAAAGGCTGGAGTCGCAAGTGTTATGTGCTCGTACAACATGGTCAACAACTCGTACGCTTGCCAGAACTCGAAGCTGCTTAATGGAATCCTCAAGGACGAGATGGGCTTCCAGGGATTCGTCATGTCGGACTGGCTGGCCCAACGATCTGGCGTGGCGAGCGCCTTGGCTGGGTTGGATATGTCGATGCCTGGAGACGGATTGAAATGGCAGGATGGCGATTCCCTATGGGGCCCTCGCCTTACTCAGGCTGTTCTCAATGGATCTTTGCCGGTGGATCGACTGAATGACATGGCACTCCGAATTGTTGCGTCTTTCTATCAGCTCGGGCAGGACAAGCACGAGAACAAGGGCCCCAACTTCTCGTCGTGGACCTACGACAAGATGGGGATCTTGGCCCCTGGGAGCCCTTCGTCTCAGGAAAAGCAAGTGGTAAACCAGTTTGTGAATGTCCAAGATAACCACGCCGAACTTGCTCGACAGATTGCCATCGAGGGAACTGTCCTGCTCAAGAACGACGGAGTTCTTCCCCTGACTCGCGACGGGGCCTTGAATAGCACCGAGTCTGACAAGGGACCTGGAAAGATCAAGATTGGGATTTTCGGCGAGGATGCTGGCCCTGGAAAAGGACCCAACAGCTGCCCCGACCGAGGGTGCAATGATGGCACgcttggctctggctgggGCAGCGGCGCAGCCGATTTCCCGTTCTTGATCACTCCGATTGAGGCTCTACGAAGAGAGttcaacaaggacaaggttgaGGTGAGCGAGTTCTTGTCgaacaagcccaaggatgccaagaaggcaacGGAACAGGACGTTTGCTTGGTGTTTGCCAACTCGGACTCGGGTGAGGGATACCTCGGCTGGAACGGCGTGCACGGCGATCGAAACGATCTATTCCTGCAGAAGGGAGGCGACGCACTCCTCACCGAGGTTGCCAATCACTGCGGTGGTGGAACTGGCACGACGATTGTGGTGATTCATGCCGTTGGTCCTGTTGTCGTGGAGAAATGGATCAACCATCCGCGAATCAAGGGACTGTTGGCAGCCAACCTACCCGGCGAGGAGAGCGGGAATGCCATCGCAAGTATCCTTTTTGGCGACGAGAGCCCTAGCGGAAAGCTCCCGTACACCATTGGGAAGACCCTTGCGGACTACGGCGAAGGTGGCCAGGTGCTGTATCTGCCCAACGGAGTCGTTCCGCAGCAGGACTTTGGTGAGGGTCTATACATTGACTACCGGCACTTCGACAAGCACGACATCGAACCTCGATACGAGTTTGGCTTTGGACTTTCGTACACTTCCTTTGAGTACAAGGACCTGAAAGTCAACCGGGATGTAGCAGTGCCTCACCTCCCAGCGTTGCGACCATCACAGCCCAGCGCAGAGCCTCCAAAACTGGGCGACAAGATTCCTGATGTTAAGGAGGGTCTTTGGCCAAAGGGTATTCGTAGACTTGAGAAATGGATCTATCCATACATCGAGTCAGCGGACGACATCAAGCTTGGCGACTACCCCTACCCGGACGGCTATCATGTCGAGCAGCCTCCCTCACCAGCCGGAGGCGAAGAAGGTGGCAACCCTGATCTCTGGACACCCGTGGTGACAGTCTCTGTAGTCGTCACTAATAGCGGCTCTGTCGATGGCAAGGCGGTGCCGCAGCTCTACCTGTCGTACCCCGACAGTTCCAAGGTTGACCACCCCGTCCGTGTTCTGCGCGGTTTCGACAAGGTGTTTTTGAAGAAGGGAGAGAGTAAGACGGTCGAGTTCAAGCTCACCAGGAGGGACTTGAGTTACTGGGACGTGGCGGAGCAGAACTGGCGGGTGACGGGCGGCGGAGAATTCACTGTTGCTGTGGGAGAAAGCTCGCGGGATTTGAAGTTGACGGGGACTTTTTCTGTCGAAGAGTCATCTTAG
- a CDS encoding MFS domain-containing protein — MESADQVQRKQSLDEVEDLEKPTQHSERVDKELAQYVSDVRIDISPERSAQLRKMIDKRVLLVMICTYFLQAIDKGTLSFASIMGLTADTGLENPDGTISQNFSWLTTCIYLAILVVEYPQNWLISRVPIAKYLSFCIIAWGATLACHAACKNFTSLVIVRTLLGIFESACQPCFVILSAIWYRREEQASRVTYWYMMNGAQQIVGGLLAYCFSLIKSGPLRSWQWLFLSYGVISVIFGFFVLWWMPDSPMRAKCWTEQEKHEMVERVRDNQTGIQNKTFKKEQFLEGLKDPQTYGYALISLCTTIPTSGLGAFANIIIKSFGFSTLETQLLAMVLGFYIIIVLLSSAWLVKKTNQNLLVMLGFCVPSFVGTILLMTMPNRTFSQHVGLLICYYITLSFWSAQTLGLSMISRNTAGQTKKTVVVAFNFIIWAAGNAIGPQVFLSHDGPRYFIAFATHLGCYSLLVIVILALRWHLRRENRRRDEMAAAGIAEASVDATARAWEDLTDKENLSFRYVY, encoded by the exons ATGGAGTCCGCCGACCAAGTCCAGCGCAAGCAGTCCCTCGACGAGGTCGAAGATCTTGAGAAGCCCACTCAGCACTCTGAGCGAGTTGACAAGGAGCTTGCCCAGTATGTCTCTGATGTCCGTATTGACATCAGCCCCGAGCGTAGCGCCCAGCTGCGAAAGATGATTGACAAGCGAGTCCTTCTCGTCATGATCTGTACCTACTTCCTACAGGCCATTGACAAGGGCACTCTCTCGTTTGCCTCTATCATGGGTCTCACGGCCGACACTGGCCTGGAGAACCCAGACGGGACCATCAGCCAAAAC TTCTCGTGGCTCACTACATGTATCTACCTCGcgatcctcgtcgtcgaatACCCCCAGAATTGGCTCATCTCTCGTGTCCCCATTGCCAAATACCTGAGCTTCTGCATCATCGCCTGGGGTGCTACTCTTGCCTGTCATGCTGCCTGCAAGAACTTCACCAGCCTGGTCATTGTGCGAACTCTCCTGGGTATCTTTGAGTCGGCATGCCAGCCATGCTTCGTCATCCTGTCTGCCATCTGGTACCGCCGTGAGGAGCAGGCCTCTCGTGTCACCTACTG GTACATGATGAACGGAGCCCAGCAGATCGTCGGTGGCCTCCTCGCCTACTGCTTCTCCCTCATCAAGAGCGGCCCCCTCAGGTCATGGCAGTGGCTATTCCTCTCGTACGGTGTCATCTCGgtcatctttggcttcttcgtTCTCTGGTGGATGCCCGACTCTCCCATGCGCGCCAAGTGCTGGACCGAGCAGGAGAAGCACGAGATGGTTGAGCGCGTCCGCGACAACCAGACGGGTATCCAGAACAAAACgttcaagaaggagcagTTCCTCGAGGGTCTCAAGGACCCCCAGACCTACGGCTACGCACTCATTTCTCTGTGCACCACCATCCCTACGTCTGGTCTCGGTGCCTttgccaacatcatcatcaagagctTCGGCTTCAGCACCCTTGAGACTCAGCTCCTTGCTatggtcttgggcttctaCATCATCATTGTGCTGCTGTCATCGGCTTGGCTTGTAAAGAAGACTAATCAGAACCTTCTGGTTATGCTTGGCTTCTGTGTCCC GTCCTTCGTCGGCACCATTCTCCTCATGACTATGCCCAACCGGACCTTTTCCCAGCACGTCGGTCTCCTCATCTGCTACTACATCACCCTCTCCTTCTGGTCCGCCCAGACTCTCGGTCTCTCCATGATCTCGCGAAACACCGCCGGTCAGACCAAGAAGACAGTCGTTGTCGCAttcaacttcatcatctgGGCCGCCGGTAACGCCATCGGCCCCCAAGTTTTCCTCTCTCACGACGGCCCCCGCTACTTCATCGCCTTTGCCACCCACCTGGGTTGCTACAGTCTTCtggtcatcgtcatcctcgctcTACGATGGCACCTGCGCCGTGAGAACCGTCGCCGCGACGAGATGGCCGCCGCGGGCATTGCCGAGGCAAGTGTCGACGCCACGGCGCGCGCTTGGGAGGATCTTACGGACAAGGAGAACCTGAGCTTCCGCTACGTCTACTGA